GAATATTTAATAATTTAACTATTGAAAAAATACCCATGGCAGATGGCGGCGAGGGTACAGTGCAGTCTTTAGTTGATAGCACCAATGGAAAAATAGTTAATGTAATTGTTAAAGGTCCCCTTGGGAAAGATGTTACAGCTTTCTATGGTATTCTTGGAGATGCCAAAACTGCCATAATTGAGATGGCAGCTGCCTCTGGTCTTCCTCTCATTCCTAAAGAAGAAAAAAATCCTTTGATAACTACAAGCTACGGTACAGGACAGCTAATAAAAGATGCCCTTGATAAAGACTGCAAAAATATAATAATTGGTCTGGGAGGCAGTGCTACTAATGATGGCGGTGTTGGAGCAGCTAAAGCCTTAGGTGTAAAATTTCTAGATAAAGAAGGTAATAATATTGGAGAAGGCGGAGGTGCTGTAGGCAAGTTAAATTCCATTGACATATCTAATATAGATCCAAGAATAAAAGATTGTAATATCACCGCAGCCTGCGATGTAGACAATCCTCTCTGTGGTCCCAAGGGTGCCTCCCATGTATTTGGTCCACAAAAGGGTGCGGATTCATCTATGATTGAATTTTTAGATAAAAATTTATCTCACTATGCTGAAATTATAAAAAGGGACTTGTCTATTGATATAATAAATACTCCCGGTGCAGGGGCTGCTGGAGGCCTTGGAGCTGGAATAATGGCCTTTTTAAA
This genomic window from Clostridium pasteurianum DSM 525 = ATCC 6013 contains:
- a CDS encoding glycerate kinase, which translates into the protein MKIVIAPDSYKGSLSALEVANNIEKGIRRIFNNLTIEKIPMADGGEGTVQSLVDSTNGKIVNVIVKGPLGKDVTAFYGILGDAKTAIIEMAAASGLPLIPKEEKNPLITTSYGTGQLIKDALDKDCKNIIIGLGGSATNDGGVGAAKALGVKFLDKEGNNIGEGGGAVGKLNSIDISNIDPRIKDCNITAACDVDNPLCGPKGASHVFGPQKGADSSMIEFLDKNLSHYAEIIKRDLSIDIINTPGAGAAGGLGAGIMAFLNASMKRGIDIVIELTDLEQKIKDADLVFTGEGMIDFQTAFGKAPFGVAKIAKKYDIPVIAIAGGIGKDAETLYLKGFDSIFSIVDGPMTLDNAIENSSILIERTAERIARVFKACSYKNI